DNA from Vitis vinifera cultivar Pinot Noir 40024 chromosome 19, ASM3070453v1:
taattacgcAATTTGGACGGTCCACTCGATacaatatcataaatatttttaatatttaagttgattttggGTTAAGCTCTTTTAACACCGGTTAATTTTGGACTAATCCAAACCTAATGCAAATaggatttaatatttttataatatatatatatatatatatatatattatcttatataataatatttattttatttttaaccctgaagaaaaatatcaaactataattgtatcacatatttttacattgttaaaatttataaaataaaaaaaaaagttctaaaaaaatattacacataaattttgaattatataacTTGATTAACCCTATTATTTTGAGTTTAACGTGATTAATCTATCAACTTGAACTCAAGTCAAGTTTGGAAACATAATGGTGAATTGGCCTTGAGTTAATTACTTCATATTAGAGGTTGGGTTGGATTTGAATTGATTATTTCTCAATTCGAATTACGTTCAAGTTAATTGTCAATTTGACTAACTCATCTAAGTTGTAACTTGACTAATGTTAGCCTTGTCATCCAACTGACAAAATTTTGAaacccaataaataaataaagggattcttttttaaattgtaatatactacaaattgtttttttaaactatcGTACAATTATCAAAAATCCCCTTCCAAGATCAACACGCTCTTGGACCCAAACAACATAAAGTAAATCAatataacataaataattttaataattttatttgataataaaattatttgtgtCGATAAAAAACTATAAagtttataagtgtacatttattattaaattacattaaatattattttataataatattatgataacatatttaatattaaaattatgatccattttaatttaaatgtattcaatgatactaaataaataaaaataatatatgtatactttttttaatatttatatttaataaatatatagattatataaaaatgactattaaaaaaattatatttttatatttttggtaataaattaaattaaatgtaaaagtaaaataattagaattaaattatttaataatataaaaataagataaaatatccataaataTCAATGGAATATCGATTGAAATACCTGAAAATATGGGTTAATGGATATATCTTTTTGAATTTAGTATTGGGATCAATAGTATATTGGATATCGATTCAAATGATAGACTGAAGTTAAATTTTTACAACACATTATCTAGACATTTTGTCGAGGGTATAAACCTAATAAAGGaacattttaataatttcttattataaattcttttatttaatataataaattaacatatgtataataaatgaacgaaaaatattaagaaaaatgtgaaaattaccCATTATAGAAAAagcaataaaaatcaaaacagataaggatagataaaacgGAAGAAATAGGGAAAAATAgttatctaaaaaaattttaaaatatacttatAGAAATATTATTATACTCTTCTAGAAACACACTATGGTTGTTATACTCTTATAAaaaccatttattttttaaaaattatttttatattttagaaaatattatcactttttttttcatttacttaaaatatctattttaatacctaagaaaattattttccaaaaaataatttcgtcaccacaatttttttttaaattaaaatattattttgaaaaaaaatttcatccacGTGGATGTATATGGTTCAAacgaaatttattttaaatgatattattttgGGTCAAGGCACCAATCTCCATTCTCAAAACGGAAAGTAGCAGACACGCGCTACATGTAGGTCCCACGAACGATGAGATCGGAGGTACAAATGGCCCATTCTCACCTCATCACAGTACATCTAAACTCCCAGTCCGTCCAATTAATAGACCTAATAAAAGTCAAGAAACTTGATGATCTTAGCTAACCGTAGAGCGCGGCACACCAGATCAAGAGAAAAACCATTCGAAATCCACGCGTATAGAAACCGTTGTTCTAGTAGTTTTGGGGGGTTGCCGTCTTCTTGGTGAGTCAAATAACAGAAACGCAGATtcacagaaaaagaaaaacaaaaacaaaaaaaacccacttctctctcctcactttctctctcttgtTCAAATGCAGCAGCATCACCAAATCCAAAGGTCCGTCTTCTTGTTCATGACCCAACAgctgttttctttcatttccatAATTTGTACGTAACCACTTACCTTATTTATATCTACAAATGTGTGCATGCATGTATGTGGGATGTATATGCCCCTGCTCTGGATTTGTATGTATATGTTGTCCctcccccttttttttaaaattaattctggGGTTTTGggtgttctattttttttttattaggtgtGATGTGATATGATGTTGATGGAAGTTATGGTGATTtgatttttgggtttttgttcttCTCTCTATTCATTTGTAGGTGCTGTTCTTCTTTTCGAattctgggttttttttttttgggtgggttTTTACCGagttctatgatgggatgttgTTCATGGAGGCGACGATGATTCCttcgttcctttttttttttttttttatctgaaaGGATTTggagatttcaattttttgacaTGGGTCCTGTTTCTTTTTGTATGATCGTTTGTTTCCTACATAAGaaaacttttgaattttcttctttgaatCTGCTACTAGAGGTGGAATTTGTGGATTaattatgggtttttttttttgttgtttttttttttttataattggggATTGTTCATTGAAATTATTCCTGGATTTGGCCTTGCTTAGTTATGAATGATGTTGTTTTGAACCATGTGGTTTTATACTGTGTTTTCTGtggttgtttattttatttgtttgttgttCTTTGTTATCGATTCTTCATATGCCTCGATTTCTgtcttttcttatatatttgattatattctATTTCTCTGGTTCCCTTGTTCCTCTCTATACtttgtttatgatttttttttttttaattatagctTATTTAATTCAATACCCCAGATGGTTGTTTCTGAAAGTTTCAATTCCCCATCACTGATATTGATGTAATAGGGTTTGAttcagttatttatttattttttcggGTTTTTCGATTCAACAGGACATCCAAAATCCAAACCAAAGAATTCCTGTGAGGAAGGTCTAGCTCAATTTTCAGGGGTTTAGGGATATTCCTTACTGTTTTGATCCCAATACCAGTTTTATGGTTCAAAACCCATCTTTTGAATATGCAATTCAGGAGGTTAGGCACTGGAAAATTATGAATTAGAACCCCATGATAAGGTTTGATGATGGGGTCCTTCAATATGGAGAAGAAATGGGCATTTCCTCTGGCTATAAGCTCTCTCATATGCATGTTCCTTCTTGCTACCTCCTTCAACATGGGTCTTCTTTCTTCACTACACCCAATCAACTCAATCTTCTCGATTTTCTCGCCTGGCCTTTCTACAAACCAGACAAATCCTGTGTTTGCTGAACAGAAGGTTGGGCAACCCCCTCCACCACCTACCACTCCCAACATTCCCCGGTTTGCTTATTTAATTTCTGGTTCAAGGGGGGATTTGGAGAAGCTTTGGAGAACTCTTCAAGTACTTTATCATCCATTGAACCAATATGTTGTTCATTTGGACCTTGAATCGCCTGCAGAGGAACGATTGGATCTAGCTGCTAGAGTGGAGAAGGATCCGATTTTTTCTAAGGTTGGGAATGTTCACATGATTACAAAGGCAAACATGGTAACTTATAGAGGACCTACTATGGTTGCTAATACTCTTCATGCCTGTGCCATTCTTCTTAAGAGAAGTAAGAATTGGGATTGGTTTATCAACCTCAGTGCCTCAGATTATCCTCTCGTGACTCAAGATGGTTAGTCCTTTTTCACTGCTTTTCCAGTCTATTTGACTACTGTGATATTTTCCTTTGGAGAAACAAAAGACCATTTGCTTGTCATATGCAGATCTTCTTTACACATTTTTGGGTTTGGACCGGAACCTGAATTTCATCGAGCACACCAGTCGGCTAGGTTGGAAAGAGTGAGCTCTCTCCCCCATACACTCCCTCTCACATAAACAATCTTcttaattaaaaatctataggTGATATTTACATATTAAATGATTCCAAACTTGGTTGTGTTGTGCAGGAATCAAAGAGCAATGCCTTTGATTGTAGACCCCGGGCTCCACATGACAACAAAGTCGGAGATATTCTGGGTCTCACCTAGGAGAACTTTGCCAACGGCTTTTAAACTATTCACCGGTTAGTGTTCCTGGAATCACCTCTACCTTTCTTAGCCCTGCTGtaattaaaagtgtttttaccagtattttattatttaccaGACAATATTACAAGATTGACCACAAAACTTTGCACCAAGGAGCTTAGTGTAATTGTTTTATACTGCCCCTGCAATCTGATAAACATGGTGGTTTCAGAAACTTTGCATTTAGGAGCTTAGTTTAATTGTTTCATACCTTCCTCGCAATCTGATAAGTGTGTCAGTTTCAAAAACTTCGCATTAGGAGCTTAGTTTAACTGTTTCATACCTTTCTCTCAATCTGATGAATGGGTTGGTTTCAGAGACTTTGCATTTAGGAGCTTATTTAATTGTTTCATACCTTCCCTGCAATCTGTTAAGCAGTTTGGTTTCAGAGACTTTTCATTTAGGagcttatttaattgtttatttaGGAGCTTATTTAATTGTTTCATACCTTCCCTGCAATCTGTTAAGCAGTTTGGTTTCGGAAACTTTGTATTTAGGATCTCAGTTTAATTGTTTCATACCTTCCCTGCAATCTGATAAGTGGGTTGGTTTCAGAAACTTTGCATTCCTTGCAATGCAATAAGCGTGTCGGTTTCAGAAACTTTGCATTTAGGAGCTTAGTTTAATTGTTTCATAAAGGCTGTTGGTTTCAGAAACATCCCATTTAAGAGCTTAGTTCAATTGTCAAATACATCATAGTATCAAGTAgagtaaagaaagaaagaacattgcaCCTGTACATTTATGATTCATTTGAAGCCTcgtttaatttataaaaatggtGGTGTATCATTAAACAATGTCCTGTTTGTTTGCAGGTTCAGCATGGATGGTTCTCTCACGATCGTTTGTAGAATACTGCATATGGGGTTGGGATAACCTCCCTCGAACCCTTCTCATGTACTACGCAAATTTTGTGTCCTCCCCAGAAGGCTACTTTCAGACTGTGATATGCAATGCACCAGAGTATGCCAAGACCACTGTAAACCACGATTTGCACTTCATTTCTTGGGACAATCCTCCAAAACAGCACCCCCACACCCTCACCATCAACGACACCAGTAGGATGATCGGAAGCAATGCAGCCTTCGCCCGGAAATTCAGACAAGATGACCCTTCCTTGGATAAGATTGATAAAGATTTACTAGGCAGGAAGAAAGGCGGCTTCACCCCTGGTGGCTGGTGCTCCGGCAACCCCCCTTGTTCCAAGGTTGGTGATCCTACCAAGCTAAAACCAGGTCCTGGAGCTCAAAGGCTTCGCCTTCTCGTATCTAGATTACTTCTATCAGCTAGGTATGGTCAAAATCAGTGTAAATAGATATGGTTGTGCCATTCTtgatcaaaataaaattgaaaacgGGAGTAGAAGTTTAGTCCAGCCAATGATATCTCATCAGAAAACTGTATCCACGGATAGAACATCAAGGCTAGAGCAACAACTATAGCTTCACAAGTGTGTGATCAAAAGATGGAGCTTGTGCAACATTCTTTTGGAAGGGCTTGTTCAATAGAACCGTCACACGAATATGCTTCGATGTTTTTACCATGCTCTAATATCCTgaacttttcttgtttttctacatatttcaaaatttaggcTCGGtaattctctgttttttctttctggTCATCATATTCAGATTCATTAGTCAACAATCAGTTCTTTAAAGGCAATTCTGCTACATCAGGCTACAAGAGAGAATACTTTTGTCAAATACCCATGTAGAACGAGCTGTAGGCTTGgcatttatagaaaaatatacaaaagtagcaattctccacttctttttcttcgaaattttttttatatacacaatgcATTTGATCAGAAGGCTGTTCTCAATCTTCACATTGCTTGCATCTGGTATGATCGAATGACAAAATTTGTTATGTAGTTTGTCATAATCAATTACTATATCTTCCTTTTGGAAAGAAACCTCAGCAAAACAAATTGCtgtgattgatttttttttttttcgattttttttctatctatCTATTCTTCTCCATTTATAACACCAAATTTTCGGTCTTTTTGATGATGGGGGGTCTTTGATAATTTTGGTGGGGATCTACCAAACTAAACCATCTCCAAAATCTTGATGTTTCCAGCAGAGTTTGCAGCAACTAAGGTGGATGATTGGCCGCGCCAACATACAGAAGAGATGAACTGTGCAGAATCATCTGATTCATGGTCAGAGTCCATGCTGTTGAATTTGAATGTCAGTGCTGGCATGGGGAAGGCCTTGTGGTAGATGACAACCTAACAAACACAGAACAAGAAAAGCATTagtaaatgaatgaaaatttattgaaaatatccATTAACATGgtattaaaagagaaaatgaaaagagaaatctTAACCTAACACACCCATGATGTTTCTTTACAAGTAGGACTTTCTCTATTGTGTGTAAATAGTTCTGAAATGCTTTCTTAAATCCTTTCCACCATCATTTTATTTCCATCAGAAACAGAGAAGCATAAATGCAGATTCAAAAATCCCAATCCTTTGATAGAATATGCATGAGAACCAACATCTGAGAAATTTTGGAAGTCCTGTTTGGAATTACATTTAATTTCTGCATTTAAGAGTACCATAAGTAAAAAGTATTAAGTAATCACTACTATAATACCGTTGAATTTTATGTTTGGAAACTTGACTCTTAAAAGCTACTTTTCGCATTTAAGAATATTTCCCAAATAGGGTTATAAACTGAGTTACTGTCTAAAAATTTACGGCAAATGATAACCGATGCAGCTAATCCAAATAGCTGGGAGAGTTGAGCTTTGATACATAATTaacaaaagggaaaaacaatCAATGGACAAGTTGTTGCTCGGATTGAGAAGTAGATTTTGATAGAATGTAGAGCCAGAATCAAGGGTATTGAATCGACAAAATAATCCACCAATTTACAAAACCCCTACTTGGGCTTTTGATTCTTGAGTGCCTCTACTTGCTTATTTTTGAgttcaaacataaaataaataagaaactaaacaAAGTTGCTTTTCGGATGGCTATCTCTACGCAGGGATGGACAAGCCGGGTTCTTCCATATGAAGGAAGAAGACTACCAATTGGTATGCAACCCATCAAAATGGCCGTAGGGgcaaaaaattgtaatttagtaattttttccACTTACCATATACCCCAAACAAGACGATTTTGCCACAAGATGGCAAGACTTGTCAGTAAACCCTATATGAAGTACATGGAAAAGAAACTTCAAGGAAAGAATCACTCTTTAGTGACAATGTAACTTCAATAGTTCTATAATAAACTTCAGTTGCAACAGCTGACTTGTACTACTCTTAAAAATGTGGTATCGGTTTTTGTAGGAAGTGGCCCAACAATAATGTGAGGAACCCAAAGAAACAGTAAGtatcaaaaatcattttcctaatAAAAACTAGGTGGGTTGATATATGAAGTACCTCATTTGCTTCTGAGCCCGTAGCAATGTAACCATCGGATACAGACAAACCTACAAAGTTCTGCAACAAGGAGAACATACATCAGCAACAAAACATACATAAACCAAAGGCATATTTCAACAATGAATTAATACATGAAAAAATCACACGTTTGAACTGATTTCTAGAAGATAAATTACataaataagatgaaaaactgtGTTATGATATTTGACTGTCTGATATCACCAGTATGCAAATACAGGGAAAACTTACCATAATAAACTGACACAACAAAGAAGAAATTCTTCATATCTGAGAATCTTCTTTCCTTCATCAACTTCCTTTTCCAAACATTAACTATTTAATATTTCCTTGAGTAAAGTCCAAAAATGGATTCTTAACAGAATTATACAGGGATGGGTCTCCAGCTACCACAAAAATTATGCAGAGATGAATCTCTAGATAGAGAATTTATTGAAGATATAGTTCATGGGCATATCGTAGTCAAAGTTCTACAATAAAGGCAATGACTTTCTCAATTCGTATCCAATCTTTCATGCTTTTAAAAGGGGACAGTGCTTACTGAAGTTCTGATATTAGCTTCCCCTACCATGTGCCAATTTTTTTACCAACACTATCAATATAGTTTGTGATCACAGTGTcaccaaaaatgttttttaactCACTCAAATGAACACATAAAATATTGATGTAAATCACAGGAAGAATGGAGCAAAGTGTAATcttatcaagaaaataaaaattaacagtACAATCATATTATCTTGAAGAACAAGCAGGTTTACAAACTAAATACCACAATATAAGCTAAAAGATGATTGATACAATATGGAGAGCAAATGTACCTTTACATTCTGGTGGCCAGTGAATGATTGAAGTGGACCTTCAAGAACCCGAGCCGTGCACATTGACAAATCCCAGAGCTTCAGAGTGTTATCCGTGGATGCAGAAACAAGATGCGTTGAATCTACAAACTTGACGTAACTCACAGTCTTATTGTGCCCAAGTAATGTGCACAGAGGTATTTTTGAGTTACGGAGATCATAGTAATAAATTCTATGATCAGCTGAACCAAAAGCAAGGTAACGGCCAGAGTCTGGGGTAAACTGAACACAGCATACATTGGCCTTCGTTTTGATGGTACCAACACTTACTCCCTGCAGTAGCAACCCATGTAAGAAAAACAACTTATTATACATCCAGAATTCCATATGCACGACTGTAATTAGATGACTGCAGTACGTTTAGTTTCAAAGCTGACATCCACCAAGTGCAAAAATAGAATTGCCTGATTGATACTCCATAGCTTAACTGAACCATCATCACTGCCGCTAGCCAACATTGTTGGATCTGCTAATGAGTAGTCGATGGACCATACACGCCTCTCATGCTCTCTCATTTCTGTAAGTACTTGACTTCTTGTAACATCCCATACCTGGACATTTTACAATTAAGCAGCAGCTATAACATGATAGACAGCTAAAAGGTAAAAATGAGATGGATGAGGCTTGACCTACCTGTACTACACCTTCAAAGTTACTGGAAGCAATCTGGCTTTTGATATAACTATTCCAACATATACTGCTTAGCTTTGACCTACAAGCCATTTCAACTAAAGGATAGTGGATATCACGATCTTCATTTAGGATTGAATTACATTCAAATACTTTAATCTTCTTATTTACACCAGCTGTAGCAAAAAGTTCTCCATCCCGATCAAAACTGACAGAGCATACTAGGTTGGAAGAATTTAATAGATCCCCTTGCTTCAAGTCTGCTTTAACTTTTAACTTACTGAAAGATAGATACTTGCACAAACCATCAAGAAATGGATTTATCCATCCACTTTGTCCGTGCTCATTGTACTGGTCTTTTGATGCCAAATTATTAACTGAACTTCTTTCAGTTACAACAATAGATCCTCTACCATTACTACTCGGGGGGGAGATTTTATTGGATGGTTTCCCTGATGGCTTTGTTGGCTTGCGTCTTGTCAAAAGATAAGCTGACTCTAGTTTCTTAAAGTTCTTCATTAATCGAGAACTTTTGGAAATGAGAATTTCTGGATTTTCAGCATTCATGCCCAACTTTTGGCCATTGTTTAAAGTATCATCCAATTCCTTTATGTGATGAACTCCTTGTCTGAATCTTTTGCTAGACCTGACACTAGTGGAATCCTCATTTTCATCAACATCCATTGGAGAAAGATCAGATGTTGATTGATCATCCTTGACCAGTTCTTGGTATGAGCCTCCCCTTTTCCTAAGAGTAGCTTGCTGTTTTCCGACTTCTTCAATATCAgaagatagaaaagaaatggTATCTTGCAACTTATCCACAGCTCCCTGTTTTCTTTGTTGCATCAACAAAAGAAATTCCAGCAACAATTCCTGCTCCTCTATTCTCTCTCTAAGCTCTATTGCTGCTTCACGTTCTTCCATTTT
Protein-coding regions in this window:
- the LOC100245224 gene encoding beta-glucuronosyltransferase GlcAT14B, with the protein product MMGSFNMEKKWAFPLAISSLICMFLLATSFNMGLLSSLHPINSIFSIFSPGLSTNQTNPVFAEQKVGQPPPPPTTPNIPRFAYLISGSRGDLEKLWRTLQVLYHPLNQYVVHLDLESPAEERLDLAARVEKDPIFSKVGNVHMITKANMVTYRGPTMVANTLHACAILLKRSKNWDWFINLSASDYPLVTQDDLLYTFLGLDRNLNFIEHTSRLGWKENQRAMPLIVDPGLHMTTKSEIFWVSPRRTLPTAFKLFTGSAWMVLSRSFVEYCIWGWDNLPRTLLMYYANFVSSPEGYFQTVICNAPEYAKTTVNHDLHFISWDNPPKQHPHTLTINDTSRMIGSNAAFARKFRQDDPSLDKIDKDLLGRKKGGFTPGGWCSGNPPCSKVGDPTKLKPGPGAQRLRLLVSRLLLSARYGQNQCK
- the LOC100258898 gene encoding protein SPA1-RELATED 3 isoform X1; the encoded protein is MCVLWIAFSYRWMTMEGSSESGWRNSDISRGLNVSIVSHGRNPRQRHANRIGLSGGASHDSGFISGRKERDHVLSSHTKNHKNQVGISQVCDDDVALDPFVRAIEWGDVSLRHWLDKPERRVDALECLHIFTQIAEIVNAAHSQGVVVNNVRPSCFVMSSFNHVSFIESVSCSDSGSDSLEDGSNSHTEEDNGLSSLPDDLHLRKSRSGNEDFLPTIMPTNASQIVLSETSCMQSSSVSATHVTLVEDREEYKSTDRRSVEQSEEKKQTFPMKEILLMETNWYTSPEEISGAQTSCASDIYQLGVLLFELFCTFSSREEKSRTMSCLRHRVLPPQLLLKWPKEASFCLWLLHPEPSSRPKISELFQSEFLTEPRDKMEEREAAIELRERIEEQELLLEFLLLMQQRKQGAVDKLQDTISFLSSDIEEVGKQQATLRKRGGSYQELVKDDQSTSDLSPMDVDENEDSTSVRSSKRFRQGVHHIKELDDTLNNGQKLGMNAENPEILISKSSRLMKNFKKLESAYLLTRRKPTKPSGKPSNKISPPSSNGRGSIVVTERSSVNNLASKDQYNEHGQSGWINPFLDGLCKYLSFSKLKVKADLKQGDLLNSSNLVCSVSFDRDGELFATAGVNKKIKVFECNSILNEDRDIHYPLVEMACRSKLSSICWNSYIKSQIASSNFEGVVQVWDVTRSQVLTEMREHERRVWSIDYSLADPTMLASGSDDGSVKLWSINQGVSVGTIKTKANVCCVQFTPDSGRYLAFGSADHRIYYYDLRNSKIPLCTLLGHNKTVSYVKFVDSTHLVSASTDNTLKLWDLSMCTARVLEGPLQSFTGHQNVKNFVGLSVSDGYIATGSEANEVVIYHKAFPMPALTFKFNSMDSDHESDDSAQFISSVCWRGQSSTLVAANSAGNIKILEMV
- the LOC100258898 gene encoding protein SPA1-RELATED 3 isoform X2, encoding MCVLWIAFSYRWMTMEGSSESGWRNSDISRGLNVSIVSHGRNPRQRHANRIGLSGGASHDSGFISGRKERDHVLSSHTKNHKNQVGISQVCDDDVALDPFVRAIEWGDVSLRHWLDKPERRVDALECLHIFTQIAEIVNAAHSQGVVVNNVRPSCFVMSSFNHVSFIESVSCSDSGSDSLEDGSNSHTEEDNGLSSLPDDLHLRKSRSGNEDFLPTIMPTNASQIVLSETSCMQSSSVSATHVTLVEDREEYKSTDRRSVEQSEEKKQTFPMKEILLMETNWYTSPEEISGAQTSCASDIYQLGVLLFELFCTFSSREEKSRTMSCLRHRVLPPQLLLKWPKEASFCLWLLHPEPSSRPKISELFQSEFLTEPRDKMEEREAAIELRERIEEQELLLEFLLLMQQRKQGAVDKLQDTISFLSSDIEEVGKQQATLRKRGGSYQELVKDDQSTSDLSPMDVDENEDSTSVRSSKRFRQGVHHIKELDDTLNNGQKLGMNAENPEILISKSSRLMKNFKKLESAYLLTRRKPTKPSGKPSNKISPPSSNGRGSIVVTERSSVNNLASKDQYNEHGQSGWINPFLDGLCKYLSFSKLKVKADLKQGDLLNSSNLVCSVSFDRDGELFATAGVNKKIKVFECNSILNEDRDIHYPLVEMACRSKLSSICWNSYIKSQIASSNFEGVVQVWDVTRSQVLTEMREHERRVWSIDYSLADPTMLASGSDDGSVKLWSINQAILFLHLVDVSFETKRSKCWYHQNEGQCMLCSVYPRLWPLPCFWFS